A genomic stretch from Bifidobacterium sp. ESL0769 includes:
- a CDS encoding penicillin-binding protein 2 — translation MRSPVSTAKSKQFLSRCAVIATVLALVFVVCFGQLANLQLLNGREMAEAATAGRTLKVPVHGMRGKILDSNGAVLAQSVERYTIIGDPKAAQEYDPICSTQITDNCTQTKKQGGKTLGVVGAARVARMAAPILGMDAMELGGKLAGPGRYVVLKKDVEPAAKRKLDKLGLGGIVYGELSQNRVYSDGTLMGAFLGGVNDKADGVSGMEQVQNTALAGADGYKIYQQGNNGVEIPGTLTDSKAARNGSDVKLTIDSDVDWYLKKVLTEGKAQYKADWAIACIEDIRTHQIIALDDSDEIQAGSDQAKLSVSRAVSETFEPGSIGKTFSMSGLMQHGIHQMTDHFQVPDRLNKNGQVFTDVTPHPLSNWTLAGILQQSSNVGMVMSSNDYKDQDRYDMLTKFGIGQPTGLNLPGESRGTLTNPNAWDKRTRDTILFGQGYTTNVIQLTNAIATIGDGGIYRKPSIVDSTVDADGHVTKQPMDEGTRIMDANVNAQLMNAMESSGEEYAKTTGVAGYRVAGKSGTAQVAGPSGKLDSIVSDFSGILPADNPRFVLTVVMRNPQGVYGGLTAGALFRQIGEFLMQKYEVPASQPRNNAIPVTW, via the coding sequence ATGCGTTCACCCGTCAGCACAGCCAAAAGCAAGCAGTTCCTGTCGCGTTGCGCCGTGATTGCCACGGTGCTCGCGCTCGTATTCGTGGTCTGCTTCGGCCAATTGGCCAATCTTCAGCTGCTCAACGGCCGCGAAATGGCTGAGGCCGCCACCGCGGGGCGCACCCTCAAAGTACCGGTCCACGGCATGCGCGGCAAAATACTTGACAGCAATGGAGCCGTTCTGGCCCAAAGCGTGGAACGTTATACTATCATCGGCGACCCGAAGGCCGCGCAGGAATACGACCCGATCTGCAGCACACAGATCACCGACAACTGCACCCAGACCAAGAAGCAGGGTGGCAAGACGCTCGGCGTGGTCGGTGCCGCGCGTGTGGCCAGGATGGCAGCGCCGATACTTGGCATGGATGCCATGGAGCTTGGGGGCAAACTCGCCGGTCCCGGTCGCTACGTGGTCTTGAAAAAGGACGTGGAACCCGCAGCCAAACGCAAGCTCGACAAACTCGGCCTCGGCGGCATCGTCTATGGCGAGCTTTCGCAGAACCGCGTCTATTCCGACGGTACGCTGATGGGTGCCTTCCTCGGCGGTGTCAACGACAAAGCCGACGGCGTTTCGGGCATGGAGCAGGTTCAGAACACGGCGCTCGCAGGTGCCGACGGCTACAAGATTTACCAGCAGGGCAACAACGGCGTCGAAATTCCTGGTACGTTGACCGATTCCAAGGCTGCGCGCAACGGTAGCGATGTCAAGCTGACCATCGATTCGGACGTCGATTGGTACCTCAAGAAAGTGCTGACCGAGGGCAAGGCCCAATACAAGGCAGACTGGGCGATAGCCTGCATCGAAGATATACGTACTCATCAGATCATTGCGCTCGACGATTCCGACGAAATTCAGGCCGGCAGCGACCAGGCTAAACTCAGTGTTTCCCGCGCAGTCTCGGAAACCTTTGAGCCCGGTTCCATCGGCAAGACCTTTTCGATGTCCGGATTGATGCAGCATGGCATCCACCAGATGACCGACCATTTCCAGGTCCCCGATCGGCTCAATAAAAACGGACAGGTCTTTACCGATGTCACCCCGCATCCTCTCTCCAACTGGACGCTGGCGGGCATCCTTCAGCAATCCTCCAACGTCGGCATGGTCATGTCTTCCAACGATTACAAGGATCAGGACCGCTACGATATGCTTACCAAATTCGGCATCGGCCAGCCCACCGGCCTCAACCTTCCCGGCGAATCGCGCGGTACGTTGACCAATCCCAACGCATGGGACAAGCGCACCCGCGACACCATATTGTTCGGCCAGGGCTACACCACCAATGTCATCCAGCTGACCAACGCCATTGCCACCATCGGCGACGGCGGCATCTACCGCAAGCCATCCATCGTCGATTCCACGGTCGACGCCGATGGCCATGTCACCAAGCAGCCGATGGACGAGGGCACGCGCATCATGGACGCCAACGTCAACGCGCAGCTGATGAACGCGATGGAGTCTTCGGGTGAGGAATACGCGAAGACGACGGGTGTCGCAGGCTACCGGGTCGCCGGCAAGTCCGGAACCGCGCAGGTGGCCGGCCCCAGCGGCAAGCTCGACAGCATCGTCAGCGATTTTTCGGGCATCCTTCCCGCCGACAACCCGCGCTTCGTGCTCACCGTGGTGATGCGCAATCCGCAAGGTGTCTACGGCGGCCTCACCGCTGGCGCGTTGTTCAGGCAAATCGGTGAATTCCTTATGCAGAAGTACGAGGTCCCCGCTTCGCAGCCGCGTAACAATGCTATTCCTGTGACATGGTGA
- the rsmH gene encoding 16S rRNA (cytosine(1402)-N(4))-methyltransferase RsmH: MVDLTNIHTPVLLDECVRLVTPALEHPGAVVVDCTLGLAGHATAFLKAAPQARLIGIDRDEEALSMATQRMKEEGLDARFTPVHAAFDEFDDVLETLGLKRVDAAFMDLGLSSLQIDETDRGFSYSHDAPLDMRMDTSQGFDAAQILAEYSEAELVRIFREYGQERFSKPIARAIVREREKEPLKTSRQLDVLVDRVVPKSHRGKGNPAKRVFQALRIEVNGELDKLKCTLPQIANRLALSGRLVVESYHSLEDRTVKTFMAQGLNVDAPADLPVIPADAQPFFKELTRGAIKADEAEIEHNPRSAPVRLRGVELAREIPERWRNRFVQDAKGNSGHSPDGRVEFLHDIRNHQDNQKKRRG; this comes from the coding sequence ATGGTGGATCTGACGAATATTCATACCCCGGTTCTCTTGGATGAGTGCGTCCGGTTGGTCACTCCTGCGCTTGAACATCCCGGTGCGGTTGTAGTCGATTGCACCCTCGGCCTGGCCGGTCACGCGACGGCGTTTTTGAAGGCCGCTCCGCAAGCTCGTCTCATCGGCATCGACCGCGACGAGGAAGCGCTTTCCATGGCCACGCAACGTATGAAGGAAGAGGGGCTCGACGCCCGATTCACCCCGGTTCACGCCGCGTTTGACGAATTTGACGATGTGCTTGAAACCCTCGGATTGAAACGCGTCGATGCCGCCTTCATGGATTTGGGACTTTCCAGCCTGCAGATCGACGAGACCGACCGCGGGTTCTCTTATTCCCATGATGCCCCGCTCGACATGCGTATGGATACCAGCCAAGGTTTTGATGCCGCGCAGATTCTTGCGGAATACAGCGAGGCCGAACTCGTTCGGATTTTCCGTGAGTACGGTCAGGAGCGCTTCTCCAAGCCGATCGCCCGGGCCATCGTCCGCGAACGCGAGAAGGAACCGCTCAAGACCTCCCGCCAGCTGGACGTTTTGGTCGACCGCGTCGTGCCGAAATCCCATCGTGGGAAAGGCAACCCCGCCAAGCGCGTTTTCCAGGCCCTGCGCATCGAAGTCAACGGTGAACTCGACAAGCTCAAATGCACGCTGCCGCAGATTGCCAACCGGCTCGCCCTTTCCGGCAGATTGGTCGTCGAATCCTACCATTCGCTGGAAGATCGCACGGTCAAGACGTTCATGGCCCAAGGCCTTAACGTCGACGCACCGGCCGACCTGCCGGTAATACCTGCAGATGCACAGCCGTTCTTCAAGGAACTGACCCGTGGCGCGATCAAGGCAGATGAAGCCGAAATCGAACATAACCCGCGTTCGGCTCCCGTCAGGTTGCGCGGCGTGGAGCTGGCCCGCGAGATTCCCGAGCGCTGGCGCAACCGGTTCGTCCAAGACGCCAAAGGGAACTCCGGGCATAGTCCCGACGGGCGTGTCGAATTTTTGCATGACATACGTAACCATCAAGACAACCAGAAGAAAAGGAGGGGATGA
- the mraZ gene encoding division/cell wall cluster transcriptional repressor MraZ has product MDNSAMAAPSPQMEPLLLGTYTPKIDQKGRMALPAKMRTQLGAGMVMARGQEKCVYLLPQTEFRRIAARIQRASMGNKATRSYLRVFLSGAVEGEPDKQGRILVPQNLRSYAGLGSDIVVIGVGTRAEIWNKESWDAYLAAQEEGYSDIADDVLPAVEW; this is encoded by the coding sequence ATGGATAACAGTGCCATGGCGGCGCCCTCGCCTCAAATGGAACCGTTGCTGCTGGGCACCTACACCCCGAAAATCGACCAGAAGGGACGCATGGCCTTGCCGGCCAAGATGCGAACCCAGCTCGGAGCGGGCATGGTGATGGCACGTGGCCAGGAGAAGTGCGTGTATCTCTTGCCGCAGACCGAATTCCGGCGTATAGCGGCTCGCATCCAACGTGCCTCGATGGGCAATAAGGCCACCAGAAGCTACTTGCGTGTCTTCCTTTCCGGTGCCGTTGAAGGTGAACCGGACAAGCAGGGCCGCATTTTGGTGCCGCAGAACCTTCGCAGCTACGCGGGTCTGGGAAGCGACATCGTCGTAATCGGCGTGGGCACCAGAGCCGAGATTTGGAACAAGGAATCCTGGGATGCCTATCTCGCCGCTCAGGAGGAAGGCTATTCGGATATAGCCGATGATGTGTTGCCGGCGGTGGAGTGGTGA
- a CDS encoding AAA family ATPase gives MSSYSSQIDEEQHAVDRAYGRLDSLRSQTRSRLDTVRAAGAHGSPTMRTERDSFATMYEDRLTQLRGVEDRLVFGRIDSDKGEKRYIGRMGLSSENHEPILTDWRAEAARPFYEATPSHHGDIVMRRHITLNFRKVVGIEDEVLDVNSGQVGVAQQAGTLTGEGALIASLNSKRTGKMTDIVATIQGEQDRIIRAPMDRAIVVQGGPGTGKTAVALHRAAYLLYTHRRRLERSGVLVVGPSPAFLRYINQVLPSLGETGVVSRTIGDLVPGFAAQKLDSPRAAQLKGEARMAHAVANAIAARERVPKHLPTVRINGMDVPMRKADIIQALEDAKRTHSPHNKARETFVRSVLSAMRNRYVENLDYTPEQSEISDAAMQLKMHDEIRKTLNLSWLPMNAPWLIDQLFAKPAQLRRFAPWLSDTDIRVLTRPKGSPLTVSDIPLLDEAMELLGPDPKVSAREAAARAKRAEEEQFAKDTLAQAGIGSGIVTSSMLVDNINGLDAEAVAQKAGADREWTYGHIVIDEAQELTAMDWRMLMRRCPSRSFTIVGDVAQTSALGGTRRWEKTMDRLFGAEGWDLKELTINYRNPQEVSQLATRFAEDEGLYVSTTKGVRTMADSVKRVNVSCDSQDGSEADLLHTIGDEAMDLVQQFISDDGTGRVAVIAPDSLNTRIRQDLYRRLTDVKGEEIASKLMGIAGQGEPADADSRFAESLSDAPLSVCDTQMIKGLEYDAVILVEPSEIAQDAPSRLSGAADLYVALTRPTQRLVIVETQNDKHLLNI, from the coding sequence ATGTCGAGCTACTCCTCGCAAATCGACGAAGAACAGCACGCGGTCGATCGCGCTTACGGACGGCTGGACTCTTTGCGCTCTCAGACCCGCTCACGACTCGATACGGTCCGCGCCGCGGGTGCCCACGGCTCCCCCACCATGCGCACCGAGCGCGATTCCTTCGCCACGATGTACGAGGACAGACTCACTCAGCTGCGTGGCGTCGAGGATCGACTGGTTTTCGGGCGTATCGACAGCGACAAGGGCGAAAAACGCTATATCGGACGCATGGGACTCTCGAGCGAAAACCACGAGCCCATTCTGACCGACTGGCGGGCTGAGGCCGCACGACCGTTCTACGAGGCGACGCCATCACATCACGGCGATATCGTCATGCGCCGGCACATTACATTGAATTTCCGCAAGGTGGTCGGCATCGAGGATGAGGTACTCGACGTCAATTCCGGGCAGGTGGGTGTCGCCCAGCAGGCTGGGACGCTGACCGGCGAAGGCGCACTGATCGCCTCACTCAACTCCAAACGCACCGGCAAGATGACCGACATTGTGGCCACCATCCAGGGCGAACAGGACCGTATCATCCGTGCCCCGATGGACCGCGCCATCGTAGTTCAGGGCGGCCCGGGAACGGGAAAGACCGCCGTCGCGCTGCATCGCGCAGCTTATCTGCTCTATACCCACCGTCGCAGGCTCGAGCGCTCCGGGGTGCTCGTGGTGGGGCCGAGCCCCGCTTTTCTGCGTTATATCAACCAGGTGCTGCCCTCGTTGGGCGAAACCGGCGTGGTCTCGCGCACCATCGGCGACCTCGTTCCGGGCTTCGCCGCCCAAAAGTTGGATTCACCACGTGCCGCGCAGCTCAAGGGAGAGGCGCGCATGGCACATGCCGTCGCCAACGCCATCGCCGCACGAGAACGTGTTCCGAAGCATCTGCCGACGGTGCGCATCAACGGCATGGACGTACCGATGCGCAAGGCTGACATAATACAGGCACTGGAAGATGCCAAGCGCACGCATTCCCCGCACAACAAGGCACGCGAGACCTTCGTACGCAGCGTCTTGAGCGCGATGCGCAACCGATACGTCGAAAATCTCGATTACACGCCGGAGCAGTCGGAGATCTCCGACGCGGCGATGCAGCTGAAAATGCACGACGAGATTCGCAAGACCCTGAACCTTTCATGGCTGCCGATGAACGCGCCTTGGCTCATCGACCAACTGTTCGCCAAGCCGGCGCAACTGCGTCGCTTCGCACCGTGGCTTTCAGATACCGATATCAGGGTGTTGACACGGCCGAAGGGTTCACCGCTTACCGTTTCCGACATCCCGCTGCTCGACGAGGCCATGGAGTTGCTCGGACCCGACCCGAAGGTTTCGGCCCGCGAAGCCGCCGCGAGGGCCAAGCGCGCCGAAGAGGAACAGTTCGCTAAGGACACGCTGGCACAGGCCGGCATCGGCTCCGGCATCGTCACTTCTTCTATGCTGGTCGACAACATCAACGGTTTGGACGCCGAAGCCGTGGCGCAAAAAGCCGGTGCCGATCGCGAATGGACTTACGGGCATATCGTCATCGACGAAGCGCAGGAACTCACCGCCATGGACTGGCGGATGCTCATGCGTCGCTGCCCGTCGCGTTCGTTCACCATTGTGGGCGACGTGGCGCAGACCTCGGCACTGGGAGGAACACGCCGCTGGGAGAAAACCATGGACCGCCTCTTCGGGGCCGAGGGTTGGGACCTGAAGGAACTGACGATCAACTATCGCAACCCTCAGGAGGTCTCGCAACTGGCCACCCGTTTCGCCGAAGACGAGGGGCTCTACGTTTCCACCACCAAAGGCGTGCGCACCATGGCCGATTCGGTCAAACGTGTAAATGTGAGCTGTGACAGTCAAGACGGTTCAGAGGCCGATCTTCTGCATACCATCGGTGACGAGGCGATGGACTTGGTTCAACAGTTCATTTCCGACGACGGGACGGGACGTGTCGCCGTCATCGCTCCCGATTCACTGAACACCAGGATTCGTCAGGATCTTTACCGCCGTTTGACGGACGTTAAAGGCGAAGAAATCGCTTCGAAACTGATGGGAATCGCCGGGCAGGGCGAGCCGGCGGATGCAGATTCCCGTTTCGCCGAATCGCTCAGCGACGCGCCGTTAAGCGTCTGCGATACACAAATGATCAAAGGTCTGGAATATGACGCGGTAATTCTTGTGGAGCCGAGCGAAATCGCACAGGATGCGCCGTCCCGCCTCTCCGGTGCGGCCGATCTCTATGTGGCTCTGACTCGTCCGACCCAGCGTCTGGTCATCGTCGAAACCCAAAACGACAAGCATCTATTGAACATTTAA
- the nrdR gene encoding transcriptional regulator NrdR: protein MHCPFCQNNDTKVVDTRISEDGHSIRRRRECPECGRRFTTVETTMLLVTKRSGSLEPFDRQKVVNGVRKACQGRPIDEDALKQLGQQVEEDLRSQGLAQVKSEDIGKAILKPLRELDEVAYLRFASVYQNFNGLADFQKAIDDLKRDKEATGK, encoded by the coding sequence ATGCATTGTCCTTTTTGCCAGAATAATGACACTAAAGTAGTCGATACGCGTATCAGTGAAGATGGTCATTCCATCCGGCGCAGACGCGAATGCCCTGAGTGCGGCCGTAGGTTCACCACGGTTGAAACGACGATGCTTCTGGTCACTAAGCGTTCTGGCAGCTTGGAGCCGTTCGACCGTCAGAAAGTTGTCAATGGAGTGCGCAAGGCGTGCCAGGGCAGGCCTATTGATGAAGATGCGCTGAAGCAACTTGGGCAACAGGTCGAAGAGGATTTGCGCAGCCAAGGCTTGGCGCAGGTCAAATCCGAAGATATCGGCAAGGCTATTTTGAAACCGTTGCGTGAACTTGACGAAGTGGCCTACTTGCGTTTTGCCAGCGTCTATCAGAATTTCAATGGTCTGGCCGATTTTCAGAAAGCCATTGATGATCTCAAGCGCGATAAGGAAGCTACGGGCAAATAA
- a CDS encoding LysM peptidoglycan-binding domain-containing protein produces the protein MSEKASNSKTRSAANRRRIARNRVVAAIVLAFVVFFGWQAIAPHVANSATDDANVVSYTVRPGDTLWSYAQQITPKNKNVGDTVEEIMDLNQLDSAQLQPGQRIVVPEES, from the coding sequence ATGAGTGAAAAAGCTAGTAATTCCAAGACTCGCAGTGCCGCTAATCGTCGTCGCATCGCGCGCAACAGGGTTGTTGCGGCGATCGTGTTGGCTTTCGTCGTGTTCTTCGGCTGGCAGGCCATCGCCCCGCATGTCGCCAATTCCGCCACGGATGACGCCAACGTCGTCAGTTATACGGTTCGTCCGGGCGATACATTGTGGTCGTACGCCCAGCAGATTACACCGAAAAACAAGAACGTCGGAGATACGGTCGAGGAAATCATGGATTTGAACCAGCTGGATTCGGCTCAGCTGCAGCCGGGGCAGAGGATTGTGGTGCCGGAAGAGTCCTGA
- the lexA gene encoding transcriptional repressor LexA → MGYAVSQTPKGTIVSTLPPIHNPHGNFAQATPNQPLTDRQRKVLDAVRSHVSRYGFAPSFREIGEEAGLKSPSSVKHQLEVLEDKGYIRMNANKGRAIELVENEPNITNGNHTSTVLPFSSEDETDEAIAQSHDIPLVGRIAAGTPITAEQHVDDVMRLPERLTGNGNLFMLEVHGDSMIDAAICDGDFVVVREQETAENGDIVAALLDGEATVKTFQKDHGHVWLMPHNPAYSPIDGTYAKVMGKVVTVLRKI, encoded by the coding sequence ATGGGTTATGCTGTAAGTCAAACGCCGAAAGGAACTATCGTGAGCACCCTCCCACCCATCCATAACCCGCATGGCAACTTCGCCCAGGCCACGCCGAATCAGCCATTGACGGATCGGCAGCGAAAAGTGTTGGATGCGGTGCGCAGCCATGTTTCCCGATATGGTTTCGCGCCGTCATTCCGCGAAATCGGTGAAGAGGCAGGCCTTAAGAGCCCGTCGTCGGTCAAACATCAGCTTGAGGTCCTTGAAGACAAGGGCTATATCAGAATGAACGCCAACAAGGGCCGTGCCATCGAGTTGGTGGAGAACGAGCCCAACATCACCAATGGCAATCACACCTCCACCGTGCTCCCGTTCAGCTCTGAAGATGAAACGGACGAAGCCATCGCCCAGTCGCACGATATTCCTCTGGTCGGCCGTATCGCCGCCGGCACACCCATCACCGCCGAACAGCATGTCGACGATGTGATGAGACTGCCGGAACGGCTTACCGGCAACGGCAATCTTTTCATGCTCGAAGTCCACGGCGATTCGATGATCGACGCCGCCATCTGCGACGGCGATTTCGTGGTGGTGCGCGAGCAGGAGACGGCGGAAAACGGCGATATCGTGGCTGCCCTGCTCGACGGCGAGGCCACGGTTAAGACCTTCCAGAAAGACCATGGCCATGTCTGGCTGATGCCACACAACCCGGCTTATTCCCCCATCGACGGCACCTACGCCAAGGTGATGGGCAAGGTCGTCACGGTACTGCGCAAAATCTGA